Part of the Desulfobacteraceae bacterium genome, CCAGCGCCCTCCGGCTGCCCCATGACGATCAGGTCGTACCCGTCGCGCTCGACGATGGCTTCCTCCATGCGCATGGAGATGAAGATGTCTTTGGTCATCCCATCGGGCACCTTGCCTTTTTTCATGTCCTCGCGGGCGTCGCCGAGGGTGTCGGCGACCGCGACGCCGAGCACCTCGTTGAGGTTCGCGTTGCAGTCCGCATCCACCGCCAGGACCGGGGTTTTTCCATGCTGCACCATATATTTGATTAGGATGCCGGCAAGCGTCGTCTTTCCCGTGCCGCCTTTTCCGGCCAGGGCTATTGTAAAGGCCATAACGTCATCGTTCCTTTCAAGTGGGTCGCGTTGGGGAGAGAGTAAAAAGCTAAGTTAGGGCAAACGGTTGTATCCGTCAAGGGAGATTTGGGGCCGCAGCCGGCTTGGGGCGGCGGCGGCCGGAGCAATCTCCTTGCAATCAGCGGGGGTCTATGGTAACCGTCAGTTTGGGGAGGCCCGCGGCCCGCCGCGGTCCATCCGGTTCATGCCCGTTCAGCCCGATCCTTATCAATCCAGACGCAAGGGGGATTCCCATGGAGTTTGAACTAACCAAGGAGCAACAGCAGATCCAGAAAGCGGTGCGGGATTTTGTCAAAGGCGAGTTCAAGAAAGACGCCATCCTGGAGTTGGAGGAAAAACACGAGTACCCGGTGAAAATGTGGAAAAAGGCCGCCGAGCTGGGATTCATCGGGATCCATTTCCCCGAGGAGTATTCCGGCCAGGGGATGGGCGTGATGGAGAACATCCTCGTCGCCGAGGAGCTCTGCCGGGGCGACTCCTCGGTGGGCGCCTGCCTGATGCTGGCCGATTTCGCCTCGGAAATCGTTCTGCACTTCGGCAGTGAATCCCAGAAGAAGACCTGGCTGCCCAAGGTGGCAGAGGGAGAAGTGCTCTCCTGCGGCGCCTTCACTGAGCCCGACCACGGCTCCGACATCACCTTCATGGACACCAGCGCCGTGCGCGACGGGAACGAGTGGGTGATCAACGGCAGTAAGATATTCATCACCAACGGCGGGCCGCTGGCCGGCTTCTACTCGGTCCTGTGCCAGACCAACCCCGACGCCCAGCCCAGCCACCGGGGCATGAGCCTGATCCTGGTGGAGGCCGACCGCCCCGGGGTTTCCACCGCCAGCGTGGGGGTCAAGATGGGCATCCGGATGATGCACACCGCCGAGGTGACCTTCAAAGACGTCCGGGTGCCGGCGGAAAACCTCATCGGCGAGGAGAACCGAGGGTTCTATCAGGTGCTGGAGTTTTTCGACGAAAGCCGGATTTTGATCGCCGCCCAGGGGCTCGGGACCGCCCAGGGGGCCTTCGACCGGGCGCTGGATTATGTCAAATCCCGCGAGCAGTTCGGTCGCAAGATCGCCAAGTTCCAGATCACCCAGCACAAACTGGCCGACAT contains:
- a CDS encoding acyl-CoA dehydrogenase family protein, producing MEFELTKEQQQIQKAVRDFVKGEFKKDAILELEEKHEYPVKMWKKAAELGFIGIHFPEEYSGQGMGVMENILVAEELCRGDSSVGACLMLADFASEIVLHFGSESQKKTWLPKVAEGEVLSCGAFTEPDHGSDITFMDTSAVRDGNEWVINGSKIFITNGGPLAGFYSVLCQTNPDAQPSHRGMSLILVEADRPGVSTASVGVKMGIRMMHTAEVTFKDVRVPAENLIGEENRGFYQVLEFFDESRILIAAQGLGTAQGAFDRALDYVKSREQFGRKIAKFQITQHKLADMATKIEMARLLTYKAAWNFDQGRIDPKLTSMAKMVAGRTAVEVADEAIQLMGGYGYMLEYEVERFYRDAKICELYEGTKEIQKNTIASALVGKLK